Proteins from a genomic interval of Maniola hyperantus chromosome 1, iAphHyp1.2, whole genome shotgun sequence:
- the LOC117986166 gene encoding uncharacterized protein, whose protein sequence is MRQYNFTPDRIINLDETGISTVLSTPKVIAGRKQRQVGQIVSAERGELVTFCGIITATGSSLPPVYVFPRVHYKDHFLNGAPDGSLGLANRSGWMTSELFIRVLKHIQRLTSSNKDNPILIICDNHESHISIEAVNYCRDNGIVYLSLPPHTSHKLQPLDVSVFGPFKGKLKIAFNDWHIQNVGKTLTIYNIAELSKLAYLESFTPKNIIGGFSKPGIWPINKLVFGDDDFAPIDIFSTGYHDLTDENTHKTQDLHFVDSETTQNNEVVDREQNKTPTLDTDPISVSDADDSLHVSSSQAMLTPDVVRPYPKKAITDSVLKRKGREKGRSRIYTDTPEKNRLESLRNEKDRKRELQKAKQHAKELKTAKNLLGLTEPKKKKRVTSLPAEIDSDSSLDEVVMTSDSEDIEMPSESEEEVINEEPVNPEHINIGDFLLIKFEKKKTVIHYVAKVVFKYNVTEYEVSYLRKKTGSYKFIFPIVEDKASVDVRDVVLQLPKPTFSKGTSRTSSLYSFSVGLTRYNIQ, encoded by the coding sequence ATGAGACAGTACAATTTTACACCCGATCGAATAATAAACTTAGATGAAACAGGCATAAGCACAGTTCTTTCTACTCCTAAAGTTATTGCTGGAagaaaacaaagacaggtgggACAAATAGTTTCTGCAGAACGCGGAGAGTTAGTTACTTTCTGTGGTATTATTACTGCTACTGGTTCTTCTCTTCCTCCAGTTTATGTCTTTCCAAGAGTTCACTACAAAGATCACTTCCTAAATGGAGCTCCTGATGGAAGTCTAGGGTTGGCAAACAGAAGCGGCTGGATGACATCAGAATTGTTTATAAGAGTTTTGAAACACATTCAACGCCTTACTTCGAGCAATAAAGATAACCCAATTCTAATCATTTGTGACAACCACGAATCGCACATTTCAATAGAAGCTGTTAACTACTGTCGTGACAACGGTATTGTTTATTTGAGTCTGCCCCCACACACGTCACACAAATTGCAACCGCTTGATGTCAGTGTGTTCGGACCCTTCAAAGGCAAATTGAAGATAGCTTTCAACGACTGGCACATTCAAAATGTTGGAAAGACTTTGACCATATACAACATTGCTGAACTGTCAAAATTAGCATATTTGGAATCATTTACACCAAAGAATATCATAGGTGGTTTTTCCAAACCTGGAATTTGGCCAATTAATAAACTGGTATTTGGGGACGACGACTTTGCACCGATAGACATTTTCAGCACAGGTTATCACGATTTGACAGATGAGAACACTCACAAAACACAAGATTTACATTTTGTAGACTCGGAAACAACTCAAAATAATGAAGTTGTTGATAgagaacaaaataaaactccTACTTTGGATACCGACCCAATTTCAGTGTCTGATGCTGACGATTCTCTACATGTTTCTTCATCACAGGCTATGCTTACTCCTGACGTAGTTAGACCTTATCCAAAAAAGGCGATTACTGACAGTgtcttaaaaagaaaaggaagagAAAAGGGACGATCAAGAATATACACTGACACACCAGAAAAAAATAGATTAGAAAGCTTACGTAATGAAAAGGACAGGAAAAGAGAATTACAAAAAGCAAAACAGCATGCAAAAGAATTGAAAACAGCGAAAAATCTGTTGGGGTTAACTGAgccaaaaaagaaaaagagagtaactTCTTTGCCTGCAGAAATAGATTCCGATTCTAGTCTAGATGAAGTCGTGATGACGAGTGATAGTGAAGACATTGAAATGCCATCGGAATCAGAAGAAGAGGTAATTAATGAAGAACCAGTTAATCCTGAACACATAAATATTGGAGATTTCCTACTAATTAAGTTTGAGAAGAAGAAAACTGTGATTCACTACGTTGCCAAAGTCGTATTTAAGTATAATGTGACAGAATATGAAGTATCATATCTCAGAAAAAAAACAGGGTCTTATAAGTTCATATTTCCAATTGTGGAAGACAAAGCAAGTGTGGATGTTAGAGATGTAGTTTTGCAATTACCAAAACCAACTTTCTCCAAAGGCACATCTCGAACATCGTCGCTTTATTCATTTTCGGTAGGTTTAACTCGATATAATATCCAGTAG